The following proteins are encoded in a genomic region of Brachypodium distachyon strain Bd21 chromosome 1, Brachypodium_distachyon_v3.0, whole genome shotgun sequence:
- the LOC100822308 gene encoding uncharacterized protein LOC100822308 — MKAVRSLDIGLLLVIMECNKDEALRAKALAEKKMLEKDFLGARKMIHKAQKLSSEVNNISQMLTVCDVHCAAGTKVNGEIDWYGVLQVPAFTNDDTLIKRQYRKLALLLHPDKNKFAGAEAAFKLVGQANMTLTDSSKRSAFDMKRRASARPSSYQQPRRPAPVRPVNLHQASNSAGSQTFWTICSNCAMRYQYYTSMLKKAIRCQNCLKPFIAHELNEQTVPSGANQQSAGMYMNAGAPHNFPGPQTNVPGQQAWNHATPGVHANYGCCDADVKPKRGADGTTASAAGGRKAKTEFARTAKPSSTAGLKRGRKSVVESSESSDSETSTDIEEEITVDGSAAINGRPSQHSRRSSRQKQEVKYKEETDDEDVDDGNDNIGIFSFKRLRKGGILHSDDQSNERKLNEEKTGHNGFANGLSREKEKIFNSVGNNGDDASYGDTIICADSEFFDFDQLRDEKQFRANQIWAVYDSQGCMPRFYARITKVSMTPKFMVHFVWLEFDPTNKAEVAWSRGHLPVACGHFKVGSSGRAKETNMFCQTIACVKGKTKVTYEIYPRKGEIWALFKGWDIGWSSDAHKHTDFEYEVVQVVSDFTTSTSIIVMPLVKIKGFTSLFIQSKEATPYVIPQDNILRFSHCVPHHSMCGTEREGIPEGALELDPAALPLNLDEAFASVVLESSSVKGQEFDTKYAGSSRGNNSCQGSMSVGERRQATFLHAGIFTKTLKEEKGEQNTQSPVEGTGVDEEFEDIAQAEFECPEPEFYEFSEIRCLEKFEAGQVWALYSDMDTFPNYYAYIKKVDLKNNKVQAIFLDVCPRGEEEKRLVKEDRTVGCGIFKVSGGHCMTYTGTESFSHLVYTRPTGRKNEFEIIPRLREIWAVYKNWRAGWTAEDFKNCSYELVEIFGHTDSSIQVQLLRKVDGYMAVFKREEAVETISKDEYPKFSHQIPCFHLTNEKGGKLRGYLELDPYSVPKEFLSTES; from the coding sequence ATGAAAGCGGTCAGGAGTTTGGATATTGGACTTTTACTTGTTATCATGGAATGCAACAAAGATGAAGCTCTTAGAGCAAAAGCTCtggctgaaaaaaaaatgttggagAAGGATTTTCTCGGGGCAAGAAAAATGATTCACAAGGCACAGAAACTTTCCTCGGAGGTTAACAACATTTCGCAAATGTTAACTGTCTGTGATGTTCATTGTGCTGCTGGGACGAAGGTTAATGGAGAGATTGACTGGTATGGAGTACTTCAGGTACCAGCTTTCACAAATGATGACACACTGATAAAGAGACAATACCGTAAGCTTGCCCTTTTGCTACATCCTGATAAGAACAAGTTCGCAGGTGCAGAGGCAGCATTTAAATTAGTGGGACAAGCAAACATGACGCTTACAGACAGCTCAAAACGTTCTGCCTTTGACATGAAAAGGAGAGCCTCGGCAAGACCATCCTCTTACCAGCAGCCAAGGAGACCTGCTCCTGTTAGGCCAGTGAATCTTCATCAGGCCTCAAATTCTGCAGGGTCACAAACGTTTTGGACCATCTGTTCGAATTGTGCCATGAGATATCAGTACTACACTTCAATGTTGAAGAAAGCTATCCGCTGTCAGAATTGTTTGAAGCCCTTTATTGCACATGAGTTAAATGAGCAAACTGTTCCTTCTGGGGCAAATCAGCAGTCTGCCGGAATGTACATGAATGCAGGAGCACCACATAATTTTCCAGGTCCGCAGACAAATGTCCCAGGTCAGCAGGCTTGGAACCACGCCACTCCAGGGGTTCATGCAAATTATGGATGTTGTGATGCAGATGTAAAACCAAAGAGGGGTGCAGATGGTACTACAGCTAGTGCTGCAGGTGGGCGAAAAGCGAAAACAGAATTTGCTCGGACTGCAAAACCTTCGTCAACTGCAGGGTTAAAAAGGGGCAGGAAATCCGTGGTTGAATCTAGTGAGTCTAGTGATTCAGAGACCAGCACTGATATTGAAGAAGAGATCACAGTAGATGGCAGTGCTGCAATTAATGGAAGGCCAAGTCAACACAGCCGCAGGTCAAGCAGGCAGAAGCAAGAAGTTAAGTATAAAGAAGAAACTGATGATGAGGATGTTGATGATGGCAATGATAATATTGGGATTTTTTCGTTCAAAAGGTTAAGGAAAGGTGGTATATTGCATAGTGATGATCAAAGCAATGAAAGAAAGTTGAATGAAGAGAAAACTGGGCATAATGGTTTTGCGAATGGTCTTAGTcgtgagaaagaaaaaatattcaatTCTGTCGGCAACAATGGTGATGATGCTTCATATGGGGACACAATTATCTGCGCGGATTCTGAATTTTTTGACTTCGACCAACTTCGAGACGAAAAACAATTTAGAGCCAACCAGATCTGGGCTGTCTATGATAGTCAAGGCTGTATGCCAAGGTTTTATGCTCGGATTACGAAGGTCAGCATGACCCCGAAGTTTATGGTACATTTTGTATGGCTGGAATTTGATCCCACAAATAAAGCAGAGGTGGCATGGTCTCGCGGGCATCTACCTGTAGCTTGTGGGCATTTCAAGGTTGGAAGTTCTGGAAGAGCTAAAGAAACTAATATGTTCTGCCAAACTATTGCCTGTGTGAAAGGCAAGACAAAAGTCACGTATGAAATATATCCTAGGAAAGGTGAAATTTGGGCCCTTTTCAAGGGATGGGACATTGGTTGGAGTTCAGATGCTCACAAGCACACAGACTTTGAGTACGAAGTTGTTCAAGTTGTCTCCGATTTCACAACAAGCACAAGTATCATCGTCATGCCACTTGTAAAAATAAAAGGCTTCACTAGCTTGTTTATTCAGTCTAAAGAGGCAACTCCCTATGTGATACCTCAGGATAACATACTAAGGTTTTCGCATTGTGTACCTCATCATTCGATGTGTGGGACTGAAAGAGAAGGCATTCCTGAAGGTGCTCTTGAACTTGATCCTGCAGCGCTTCCCCTTAACTTGGATGAGGCTTTTGCTTCTGTTGTCCTGGAAAGCAGTTCAGTAAAAGGCCAGGAGTTTGATACCAAATATGCTGGTTCATCCAGGGGAAATAATTCTTGCCAGGGATCCATGAGCGTTGGGGAGAGGCGACAAGCTACATTCTTGCATGCAGGGATCTTTACAAAGACACTAAAGGAAGAGAAAGGAGAGCAGAATACTCAATCTCCTGTAGAAGGCACAGGTGTTGATGAAGAATTTGAAGATATTGCACAAGCAGAATTTGAATGTCCTGAGCCAGAGTTCTATGAATTTTCCGAAATAAGGTGTCTTGAGAAGTTTGAGGCTGGGCAGGTCTGGGCTCTCTATAGTGATATGGATACGTTCCCCAATTACTATGCCTACATAAAGAAAGTTGATCTCAAGAATAATAAAGTACAAGCAATTTTTCTTGATGTTTGTCctcggggagaggaggagaaaagaTTGGTAAAAGAAGATCGGACTGTTGGGTGTGGAATCTTTAAGGTTTCCGGCGGCCATTGTATGACTTACACTGGTACAGAATCATTTTCTCATCTTGTATATACCAGACCAACtggtagaaaaaatgaatttgaaataatCCCTCGCCTTCGTGAGATCTGGGCAGTTTACAAGAACTGGAGGGCTGGATGGACTGCAGAAGATTTCAAAAATTGCAGCTATGAATTGGTTGAGATATTTGGCCATACTGATTCGTCAATACAAGTTCAGCTTTTGAGAAAGGTGGATGGTTATATGGCAGTATTTAAAAGAGAGGAAGCTGTGGAAACAATAAGTAAGGATGAATACCCAAAGTTCTCTCACCAGATCCCTTGCTTCCATCTGACAAATGAAAAAGGAGGCAAGCTTCGAGGCTATTTGGAGCTTGATCCTTATTCAGTGCCAAAGGAGTTTCTTTCCACCGAGTCATAA